Proteins from one Mycobacterium adipatum genomic window:
- a CDS encoding helix-turn-helix domain-containing protein — translation MSALLRAVRQQRGMTLEELAAKTELTKSYLSKIERQRSTPSIAVAMRLARALDVDVAQLFADDQSAGALVVDRVEGRDDSRYHAVAASMLGKAMSPFIVRPTQKFAEHPHPAHAGQELVFVHAGVVELRLGDQLVPLESGDCVYFDSSIPHQLRQRGSARSEVLVVVHAGYARNR, via the coding sequence ATGAGTGCGCTGCTACGCGCCGTGCGTCAACAGCGCGGCATGACGTTGGAAGAGCTCGCCGCCAAGACCGAGCTGACCAAGAGCTATCTGTCGAAGATCGAGCGTCAGCGGTCGACACCGTCGATTGCGGTCGCCATGCGGCTGGCGCGTGCGCTGGACGTCGACGTGGCGCAACTGTTCGCCGACGACCAGTCCGCGGGGGCTCTGGTGGTGGACCGCGTCGAGGGGCGCGACGACAGTCGTTATCACGCCGTCGCAGCGTCCATGCTCGGGAAGGCGATGTCTCCGTTCATCGTCCGTCCCACACAGAAGTTCGCCGAGCACCCGCACCCGGCGCATGCCGGCCAAGAGTTGGTATTCGTGCACGCCGGCGTGGTCGAACTTCGGCTCGGTGACCAGTTGGTGCCCCTCGAATCCGGCGATTGCGTGTACTTCGATTCGTCGATCCCGCATCAGCTTCGCCAGCGGGGTAGTGCGCGTAGTGAAGTGCTGGTGGTCGTGCACGCCGGGTACGCCCGCAACCGCTGA
- a CDS encoding hydroxypyruvate isomerase family protein, whose product MAEPCWVVNCSILLTDVPLLHRPQAARDAGFGAVEFWWPFEQPVPGDAEVDVFIRSIADAGVRLTALNFAGGDMAAGERGLLSDPARRQLFRDNADIAFGIAERLGTKAFNALYGNRLDGVTAQAHDETAIANLEHVGRLAERLAAVILLEPLSGVPDYPLRTATDALAVIDRVGAGSIRLLADLYHLGVNGDDIDAVIDSHIDRIGHVQIADAPGRGAPGTGTLDIGRHLRRLGERGYRGNVSLEYRADGPDPFGWLPPSRRGGAWQPLT is encoded by the coding sequence ATGGCCGAGCCGTGCTGGGTGGTGAACTGCTCGATACTGCTGACCGACGTGCCGCTGCTGCACCGCCCGCAGGCGGCCCGCGATGCCGGATTCGGGGCGGTCGAGTTCTGGTGGCCGTTCGAGCAGCCGGTACCCGGTGACGCCGAGGTCGATGTCTTCATCCGGTCGATCGCCGACGCGGGGGTGCGGCTGACGGCGCTGAACTTCGCGGGCGGCGATATGGCCGCGGGGGAGCGCGGACTGCTCTCCGATCCCGCGCGTCGACAGCTGTTCCGCGACAACGCCGACATCGCCTTCGGCATCGCCGAACGCCTGGGCACCAAGGCGTTCAACGCGCTCTACGGCAATCGACTCGACGGCGTGACCGCGCAGGCGCACGACGAGACGGCCATCGCCAACCTCGAACACGTCGGCCGGCTGGCCGAACGCCTCGCCGCGGTCATTCTCCTGGAGCCGCTCAGCGGCGTTCCCGACTATCCGCTGCGCACGGCCACCGATGCGCTCGCGGTCATCGACCGCGTCGGCGCCGGCTCGATACGGCTGCTGGCCGACCTGTATCACCTCGGCGTCAACGGCGACGATATCGACGCCGTGATCGATTCCCACATCGATCGCATCGGGCACGTGCAGATCGCGGATGCCCCGGGCCGCGGCGCCCCGGGCACCGGCACTCTGGATATCGGCCGGCACCTACGCCGGCTGGGGGAACGCGGCTACCGGGGAAACGTCAGCCTGGAGTACCGCGCCGACGGCCCGGACCCGTTCGGATGGCTTCCACCGTCCCGCCGCGGCGGTGCGTGGCAGCCGCTGACATAG
- a CDS encoding YihY/virulence factor BrkB family protein gives MLGWLDRVQQRSRAAGFAIAVVYKYIDDQANYLAALITYYAFVSLFPLLLLLTTALGVVLRDRPEWREQIVDSALSQLPLLGNQMSEPSALSGGTTAVVVGIVGALYGGLGVGTALQNAMDTVWAVPRYVRPDPIKARVRSLMLLIVLGSALIATTLLTAVGKNWSDLGFIGTVAIVVASLLLNTGVCVAAFRVTTVRPLTVLQVLPGAVVAAVLWQMLQWFGAGYVSSVVASASVTNSVFAIVLGLLAFLYLVGTSLLVCAQINAVRVDRLHPRALLTPFTDNVDLTPADRRVYAGQAEAQQAKGFQRVDVSFHATDVADDVSRVGDGGIAGTNQERGGRL, from the coding sequence ATGCTGGGTTGGCTCGATCGCGTTCAGCAGCGCAGCCGCGCGGCCGGATTCGCCATCGCCGTCGTCTACAAGTACATCGACGACCAGGCCAATTACCTCGCCGCATTGATCACCTACTACGCCTTCGTCTCGCTGTTCCCGCTGTTGCTCCTGCTCACCACCGCGCTCGGGGTGGTGCTGCGCGACCGGCCGGAATGGCGCGAGCAGATCGTCGATTCCGCGCTCAGCCAGCTGCCGCTGCTGGGCAACCAGATGAGCGAGCCCAGCGCACTCAGCGGTGGCACCACCGCCGTGGTGGTCGGCATTGTCGGCGCACTCTACGGCGGCCTCGGCGTCGGTACTGCATTGCAGAACGCGATGGACACCGTGTGGGCGGTACCCCGATACGTGCGGCCCGATCCGATCAAGGCACGGGTGCGCAGCCTCATGCTGCTGATCGTGCTGGGATCGGCGCTCATCGCCACCACGCTGCTCACCGCGGTCGGCAAGAACTGGTCCGATCTCGGGTTCATCGGCACCGTCGCGATCGTGGTCGCGTCGTTGCTGCTGAACACCGGGGTATGCGTCGCCGCGTTCCGGGTCACCACCGTCCGGCCGTTGACGGTCCTGCAGGTCCTGCCGGGAGCGGTCGTCGCGGCGGTGCTGTGGCAGATGCTGCAGTGGTTCGGCGCCGGCTACGTGTCCTCGGTCGTCGCGTCGGCCAGCGTGACCAACAGCGTGTTCGCAATCGTGCTGGGGCTGCTGGCCTTCCTTTATCTGGTCGGCACCTCACTGTTGGTGTGCGCCCAGATCAACGCGGTGCGGGTGGACCGGCTGCACCCACGCGCGCTGCTCACCCCGTTCACCGACAACGTCGACCTGACTCCAGCGGACCGGCGGGTCTATGCCGGTCAGGCAGAAGCGCAGCAGGCCAAGGGATTTCAGCGGGTGGACGTCAGTTTCCACGCTACCGATGTCGCTGACGACGTTTCCCGAGTCGGTGACGGGGGTATTGCCGGGACGAATCAGGAGAGGGGAGGGCGCTTGTGA
- a CDS encoding TetR/AcrR family transcriptional regulator — protein MKAAAAPARRSQASRRADSRTLILDAAVDILVERGYNGTTTVAIQERAGVTRGRLLHHFPSRDAVLVAAAHHLASERIAEMEHWFERADDPDPGGPARIDHAIAQLWSTFRQPYFWAAMELWSAARTDAALRDEVAAAERRLGRAIQNVIATMFGPVHSSHPRFDLMRDVVFASMRGIALTYTFVDRDPATDPHVALWRSTARTFLLGEPLRQ, from the coding sequence ATGAAAGCCGCCGCTGCACCGGCCCGAAGATCCCAAGCGAGCCGTCGCGCCGACAGTCGGACACTGATTCTCGATGCGGCCGTCGACATTCTCGTCGAACGCGGCTACAACGGCACCACCACGGTGGCCATCCAGGAACGCGCGGGTGTCACCCGCGGACGACTGCTGCACCACTTTCCCTCAAGGGACGCGGTGCTGGTTGCCGCCGCACATCATCTCGCCAGCGAACGTATCGCCGAGATGGAGCATTGGTTTGAGCGCGCAGATGATCCCGACCCTGGCGGCCCGGCACGGATCGATCATGCAATTGCCCAGCTGTGGAGCACTTTTCGACAACCGTACTTCTGGGCCGCAATGGAGCTGTGGTCGGCCGCACGTACCGACGCGGCGCTGCGCGACGAAGTGGCCGCAGCCGAGCGCCGCCTCGGCCGTGCGATCCAGAACGTGATTGCCACCATGTTCGGGCCGGTGCACAGCAGCCACCCGCGCTTCGACCTGATGCGCGATGTGGTGTTCGCCAGCATGCGCGGCATCGCGCTGACCTACACCTTTGTCGACCGCGATCCGGCGACCGATCCCCACGTCGCGCTGTGGCGCAGCACCGCCCGGACATTTCTGCTGGGCGAACCGCTCCGCCAATAA
- a CDS encoding GTP pyrophosphokinase gives MNSSLEAMPDALLAEFHVLREEFSRFMFAYKFGMDEVTTKVSILQQEFKHLQKYNPIEHVASRLKTAESVLDKIARKQCEPRFEEIRAKITDIAGVRVTCSFTSDVYLISDALTRQDDLTVLQRKDYVAEPKPNGYRSLHLIVEVPVFLSSGVVDVPVEIQIRTVAMDFWASLEHKIFYKYSGDVPPHIARSLQEAATTAARLDDEMESLHHDVHGALPPVPVEMANGSIPIPDAVLARFAQQRVTFAPLI, from the coding sequence ATGAACTCGTCTCTGGAGGCCATGCCTGACGCTCTGCTCGCAGAGTTTCACGTGTTGCGCGAGGAGTTCTCGCGATTCATGTTCGCGTACAAGTTCGGCATGGACGAGGTGACCACCAAGGTCTCCATCCTGCAGCAGGAGTTCAAACACCTGCAGAAGTACAACCCGATCGAGCATGTGGCGAGTCGGCTCAAGACGGCCGAAAGTGTGCTGGACAAGATTGCCCGCAAACAGTGTGAGCCGCGTTTCGAGGAGATTCGCGCCAAGATCACCGACATCGCCGGTGTCCGGGTCACCTGCTCGTTCACCTCCGACGTCTACTTGATCTCCGATGCCCTCACGCGGCAGGACGATCTCACCGTGCTGCAGCGCAAAGATTATGTGGCCGAGCCCAAGCCGAATGGGTATCGCAGCCTGCACCTGATCGTCGAGGTGCCGGTCTTCCTGTCCAGTGGTGTGGTGGACGTTCCGGTCGAGATACAGATACGCACCGTGGCGATGGACTTCTGGGCCAGTCTCGAACACAAGATCTTCTACAAGTACTCCGGGGATGTGCCGCCCCACATCGCGCGCAGCCTGCAGGAGGCCGCCACGACCGCGGCGCGACTCGATGACGAGATGGAGAGTCTGCACCATGATGTGCACGGTGCGCTGCCGCCCGTGCCGGTCGAGATGGCCAACGGCAGCATCCCGATCCCGGACGCCGTGCTGGCCCGCTTCGCCCAGCAGCGGGTGACATTCGCGCCGCTGATCTAG
- a CDS encoding MBL fold metallo-hydrolase: MSVDSVADLGRTGLDELVPSRYALKVGDIDVLVISDGVLPITASTMATNVEPAEYSAWLKDMFLPPEILDWPLNVAVVRSGGKTILIDSGLGTEFPDFPRAGQLSTRLVAAGIEPSSVTDVVLTHLHMDHIGGLLVDGLRNKLRPDLRVHVATAEAEFWAAPDFTRTVMPAAIPPVLRQTAAQFLELYRGQLRTFEDEYEVAPGVLLRRTGGHTPGHSIVRIESRGGALTFAGDAVFQPGFDNPEWQNGFEHDPEESARVRIQLLTELAATREQLVATHLPFPSVCHVAATGSGFRFIPAVWDY, from the coding sequence ATGAGCGTGGACAGCGTTGCAGATCTGGGTAGGACGGGGCTCGACGAGCTGGTGCCGTCACGCTACGCATTGAAAGTGGGCGATATCGATGTGCTGGTGATCAGCGACGGGGTGCTGCCGATCACCGCGTCGACGATGGCCACCAACGTCGAGCCCGCCGAGTACTCGGCCTGGCTCAAGGACATGTTCCTGCCGCCGGAGATCCTGGACTGGCCGCTGAACGTGGCCGTGGTGCGCAGCGGCGGCAAGACGATCCTGATCGACTCGGGCCTGGGCACCGAGTTCCCGGACTTCCCACGGGCCGGTCAGCTGAGCACGCGTCTGGTGGCCGCCGGTATCGAACCGTCCTCGGTGACCGACGTGGTGCTCACCCACCTGCACATGGACCATATCGGCGGGCTGCTCGTGGACGGGCTGCGCAACAAACTGCGGCCGGACCTGCGCGTGCATGTCGCCACTGCCGAAGCGGAGTTCTGGGCGGCACCCGACTTCACCCGCACCGTCATGCCGGCCGCCATCCCGCCGGTGCTGCGTCAGACCGCCGCGCAATTCCTGGAGCTCTACCGCGGCCAGCTGCGGACCTTCGAAGACGAGTACGAGGTGGCGCCCGGCGTGCTGCTGCGCCGCACCGGTGGCCACACACCCGGGCACAGCATCGTGCGCATCGAGTCCCGCGGCGGGGCGTTGACGTTCGCCGGTGACGCGGTGTTTCAGCCCGGGTTCGACAACCCCGAATGGCAGAACGGATTCGAACACGACCCCGAGGAGTCGGCGCGGGTCCGGATCCAGCTGTTGACCGAACTGGCGGCCACTCGCGAGCAGCTGGTCGCCACCCACCTGCCGTTCCCGTCGGTCTGCCATGTTGCGGCCACAGGCAGTGGGTTCCGGTTCATCCCGGCGGTCTGGGACTACTGA
- a CDS encoding IS3 family transposase (programmed frameshift) — protein MAAPRKFDPETRERAVRMYQDRISQAGDSKRGARRYVGEILGINEATLRNWVEGRYGSTDPGAGQGSGDPVAELTALRRENAELRRANEILKTATAFFAGGGGRPPTSVIVEYIDAHRHRFGVDPICTVLSSYGVKIAPSTYYAAKARGPVSDTAWNQAHAANTVHQLFVDNRRLYGVRKMWHAMKHAGHDIGRDQVGRLMSICGISGAVRGRRRTTVTTTADPGAARHPDLIARQWGAPTRPDQWWVADFTYTWTLAGFVYTAFCVDVYSRRILGWRVMSTKATPLVHSVLEQAVFTRRRTDFHFTTTGLVHHSDAGSQYTSLAFTDALHDSGIAGSIGSVGDALDNALMESAIGLYKTELINRTQSWTGRAEVERETAAWVHWYNTTRLHSALDYLSPCQHEDRYRHTVASTAEVA, from the exons GTGGCTGCGCCGAGGAAGTTCGACCCGGAGACCCGTGAGCGGGCGGTACGGATGTATCAGGACCGGATTAGTCAGGCCGGGGATTCCAAGCGAGGGGCTCGTCGCTATGTCGGCGAGATCCTTGGGATCAATGAGGCCACGTTGCGCAACTGGGTGGAGGGCCGTTACGGCTCGACTGACCCCGGGGCTGGGCAGGGGTCTGGTGACCCGGTTGCGGAGTTGACGGCGTTGCGTCGGGAGAATGCCGAGTTGCGCAGGGCTAATGAGATTCTCAAGACAGCGACAGCGTTTTTCGCGG GCGGCGGAGGTCGACCGCCGACTTCGGTGATCGTCGAGTACATCGACGCTCATCGTCACCGGTTCGGGGTCGACCCGATCTGCACCGTGCTTTCGAGCTACGGCGTCAAGATCGCCCCGTCCACCTACTACGCGGCCAAAGCCCGCGGCCCAGTCAGCGACACTGCCTGGAACCAAGCGCACGCCGCCAACACCGTGCACCAGCTGTTCGTCGACAACCGGCGGCTCTACGGGGTCCGCAAGATGTGGCACGCCATGAAACATGCAGGCCACGACATCGGGCGTGATCAGGTGGGCCGGCTGATGAGCATCTGCGGGATCAGCGGTGCGGTGCGTGGCAGACGACGCACCACGGTCACCACTACCGCTGATCCGGGGGCGGCGCGCCATCCCGATCTGATCGCCCGGCAATGGGGTGCGCCCACGCGTCCCGATCAGTGGTGGGTCGCTGATTTCACCTACACCTGGACGCTGGCAGGGTTTGTCTACACGGCGTTCTGCGTCGATGTGTATTCACGGCGGATACTGGGCTGGCGGGTGATGTCGACCAAGGCGACACCGCTGGTGCACAGTGTCCTCGAGCAGGCTGTGTTCACTCGGCGCAGAACTGATTTCCATTTCACGACAACAGGTTTGGTGCACCATTCCGATGCCGGAAGTCAGTACACATCGCTGGCCTTCACCGATGCATTGCACGACTCCGGTATCGCGGGATCGATTGGTTCGGTCGGTGACGCCTTGGACAACGCATTGATGGAATCCGCGATCGGTCTCTACAAGACCGAGCTGATCAATCGCACCCAGTCCTGGACAGGGCGGGCCGAGGTGGAACGAGAAACCGCCGCCTGGGTGCATTGGTACAACACCACCCGCCTGCACTCGGCTCTGGACTATCTCTCGCCCTGCCAGCACGAGGACCGGTACCGTCACACCGTCGCCTCCACAGCAGAGGTGGCATAA
- a CDS encoding FAD-binding oxidoreductase: MTLAESVDRSVVSALPDHVSALVALRGEPGYERCTPWNVAVPVQPAAVVFATSPHHVAEAVRFAAAHGLRVTVQATGHGAIPVAADTILVQTSAMTDCVVDLPTRTARVGAGARWQHVLDAAAPHGLAPLCGSSPSVGVVGFLTGAGVGPLVRSVGVSSDYVRAFDVVTGAGELLHVTPEDHAELFWGLRGGKATLGIVTGVEIDLLPISEFYGGALYFDGADAAAVLGGWQQWSAGLPENINTSIAFQQLPPLPGVPEELAGRLTVAVRYTALDDFAEAAAMLAPMREAATPVLDTVGVLPYAAIGAVHADPVDPMPTYEEQVLLRELGSAAVDILLTAAGPGSASVQTIVEVRLLGGAMARQAPHPSAFCHRQAAYAVTIIGVPVGPAAELVPAQAGALARALQPWSTGGLLPNFAPAANAERMARVYDEDTRHWLAVLADRYDPAGVFKTGLVVRFSA, translated from the coding sequence ATGACCCTGGCCGAATCTGTCGACAGGAGCGTGGTGTCGGCACTGCCCGACCACGTCAGCGCCCTGGTCGCGCTGCGCGGCGAGCCCGGCTACGAGCGCTGCACCCCGTGGAACGTCGCCGTGCCGGTGCAGCCCGCGGCCGTGGTGTTCGCCACGTCGCCGCATCACGTCGCCGAAGCTGTGCGCTTCGCCGCCGCCCACGGTCTGCGGGTGACGGTGCAGGCGACCGGGCACGGCGCCATCCCGGTGGCCGCGGACACCATTCTGGTGCAGACCAGCGCAATGACCGACTGCGTGGTGGACCTGCCGACGCGGACCGCCCGGGTGGGAGCCGGCGCGCGGTGGCAGCACGTGCTGGACGCCGCCGCACCGCACGGGCTGGCTCCGCTGTGCGGATCCTCTCCGAGTGTGGGCGTGGTGGGGTTCCTCACCGGCGCCGGTGTCGGTCCGCTGGTGCGCAGCGTCGGCGTGTCCTCGGACTACGTGCGCGCCTTTGACGTGGTGACCGGGGCCGGTGAGTTGCTGCATGTGACCCCCGAGGACCATGCCGAATTGTTCTGGGGGCTGCGCGGCGGCAAGGCCACCCTCGGCATCGTCACCGGCGTCGAGATCGATCTGCTGCCGATCTCCGAGTTCTATGGTGGCGCACTCTATTTCGACGGTGCCGATGCCGCGGCGGTGCTGGGTGGCTGGCAGCAGTGGAGTGCCGGGCTGCCGGAGAACATCAACACGTCCATCGCCTTTCAGCAGTTGCCGCCGTTGCCCGGGGTGCCCGAGGAGCTGGCGGGCCGACTGACCGTCGCGGTGCGCTACACCGCGCTGGATGACTTCGCCGAAGCGGCAGCGATGTTGGCGCCGATGCGGGAGGCGGCCACGCCGGTGCTCGACACCGTCGGGGTGCTGCCGTATGCGGCGATCGGCGCGGTGCACGCCGACCCGGTGGATCCGATGCCGACGTACGAGGAGCAGGTATTGCTGCGCGAGTTGGGTTCGGCGGCAGTCGATATCCTGCTGACGGCTGCGGGCCCGGGTTCGGCGTCGGTGCAGACCATCGTGGAGGTGCGGCTGCTCGGCGGGGCGATGGCCCGCCAGGCCCCGCACCCCAGCGCGTTCTGCCATCGCCAGGCGGCGTACGCGGTCACCATCATCGGGGTGCCGGTGGGGCCGGCCGCGGAGCTGGTGCCGGCCCAGGCTGGCGCGCTGGCGCGCGCGCTGCAACCGTGGTCGACCGGCGGACTGCTGCCCAATTTTGCGCCCGCAGCGAACGCGGAGCGGATGGCGCGGGTCTATGACGAAGACACCCGGCACTGGCTGGCGGTGTTGGCCGACCGGTACGACCCGGCGGGGGTCTTCAAGACCGGTCTGGTGGTGCGCTTTTCGGCGTAG
- a CDS encoding UPF0182 family protein, which yields MGMRPAARMPQLTRRSRVLIGVAVAVVLLLLVGPRFIDGYVDWLFFGELGYRSVFTTVLFTRIVLFLVVALLIGAVVFAAMTLAYRTRPVFVPTVGPNDPVARYRTTVMSRLRLFGIGIPVFIGLLAGIVAQSYWPQVQLFLHGGEFGITDPQFGIDLGFYAFDLPFYRLVLTYLFVAVFLAFVANLLGHYLFGGIRLAGRSGALSRAARIQLIALAGTLVLLKAAAYWLDRYELLSNTRAGKPFTGAGYTDINAVLPAKLILLAIAVICAVAVFSALVLRDLRIPAIGLVLLLLSSLVVGAGWPLVVEQFSVKPNAAQKESEYISRSIDATRHAYGLTDDVVTYRDYSGDANATAQQVAADRATTSNIRLLDPTIVSPAFTQFQQGKNFYNFPDQLSMDRYTGPDGQIRDYVVAARELNPDRLIDNQRDWINRHTVYTHGNGFVASPANTVRGVANDPNQNGGYPEFLASVVGANGGVVSPGPAPLDQPRIYFGPVIASAPDDYAIVGKSGDVDREYDYETNMETKNYTYGGTGGVGIGNWINRGVFAAKFAERNFLLSNVIGENSRILFNRDPAQRVEAVAPWLTTDNGVYPAIVNKRMVWIVDGYTTLDNYPYSELTTLSNATIDSNEVAVNRLLPDKQVSYIRNSVKATVDAYDGTVTLYAQDETDPVLKAWMSVFPDTVKPKSEISADLQAHLRYPEDLFKVQRALLAKYHVDDPVKFFTNADFWDVPLDPNPTASSFQPPYYIVAKDLAQQESDSASFQLTSAMNWIRRDFLAAYISASSDPDTYGKLTVLTIPGQVNGPKLAFNAISTDTAVSTELGQIGRDGQNRIRWGNLLTLPIGNGGLLYVAPIYASPGASDAASTYPRLIRVAMMYNDKVGYGPTVRDALDEIFGAGAGATATGPAPAEGQPAARPPAQPAANPQATPPQQGSAPSAPPPAAAVPGGPVQLSGAKAAALQEVNAALDNMQTAQTSGDFAEFGEALQRLDDAMNKYREAR from the coding sequence TTGGGTATGCGGCCCGCGGCACGAATGCCGCAGCTGACACGACGGAGCCGGGTTCTCATCGGCGTCGCGGTAGCTGTAGTCCTGTTGTTGTTGGTGGGCCCCCGGTTCATCGACGGATATGTCGACTGGCTGTTCTTCGGCGAGCTCGGCTACCGCTCGGTGTTCACCACGGTGCTGTTCACCCGCATCGTGCTGTTCCTGGTGGTGGCGTTGCTGATCGGAGCGGTGGTCTTCGCGGCCATGACGCTGGCCTATCGCACCCGCCCGGTGTTCGTGCCGACCGTGGGCCCCAACGACCCGGTGGCCCGCTACCGCACCACCGTGATGAGCCGGCTGCGGCTGTTCGGTATCGGCATCCCGGTGTTCATCGGTCTGCTGGCCGGCATCGTCGCGCAGAGCTACTGGCCGCAGGTGCAGCTGTTCCTGCACGGCGGCGAGTTCGGGATCACCGACCCGCAGTTCGGCATCGATCTCGGCTTCTACGCCTTCGACCTGCCGTTCTATCGGCTGGTGCTGACCTACCTGTTCGTCGCGGTGTTCCTGGCGTTCGTGGCCAACCTGTTGGGCCACTACCTGTTCGGCGGGATCCGGCTGGCCGGGCGCTCCGGCGCGCTCAGCCGCGCGGCCCGTATCCAGCTGATCGCGCTGGCCGGCACCCTGGTGCTGCTCAAGGCCGCCGCGTACTGGCTGGACCGGTACGAACTGCTGAGCAACACCCGCGCCGGTAAGCCCTTCACCGGTGCTGGCTACACCGATATCAACGCGGTGCTGCCGGCCAAGCTGATCCTGCTGGCCATCGCCGTCATCTGCGCGGTCGCGGTGTTCTCCGCGCTGGTCCTGCGTGATCTGCGTATCCCGGCCATCGGTCTGGTGCTGCTGCTGCTGTCCTCTCTGGTGGTGGGCGCGGGCTGGCCGCTGGTCGTCGAGCAGTTCAGCGTCAAGCCCAATGCGGCGCAGAAGGAAAGCGAGTACATCAGTCGAAGTATCGACGCGACCCGGCACGCCTACGGGCTGACCGACGACGTGGTGACCTACCGCGACTACAGCGGTGACGCCAACGCGACGGCCCAGCAAGTGGCGGCCGACCGGGCCACCACCTCGAACATCCGGCTGCTCGACCCGACCATCGTCAGCCCGGCCTTCACCCAGTTCCAGCAGGGCAAGAACTTCTACAACTTCCCCGACCAGCTTTCGATGGACCGCTACACCGGCCCCGACGGCCAGATCCGCGACTACGTGGTGGCCGCGCGTGAGCTCAACCCGGACCGCCTCATCGACAACCAGCGGGACTGGATCAACAGGCACACCGTCTACACCCACGGCAACGGCTTTGTCGCCTCGCCGGCCAACACGGTGCGTGGTGTCGCCAACGACCCCAACCAGAACGGCGGATACCCGGAGTTCCTGGCCAGCGTGGTCGGGGCCAACGGCGGCGTGGTGTCCCCGGGCCCGGCACCGCTGGATCAGCCGCGGATCTACTTCGGCCCGGTGATCGCCAGTGCCCCCGACGATTACGCGATCGTCGGCAAGAGCGGTGACGTCGACCGTGAATACGACTACGAGACCAACATGGAGACCAAGAACTACACCTACGGTGGCACCGGCGGTGTGGGGATCGGCAACTGGATCAACCGCGGTGTGTTCGCGGCCAAGTTCGCCGAGCGGAACTTCCTGTTGTCCAACGTGATCGGCGAGAACAGCCGCATCCTGTTCAACCGTGACCCCGCGCAGCGGGTCGAGGCCGTCGCGCCGTGGTTGACCACCGACAACGGGGTCTACCCGGCGATCGTCAACAAGCGGATGGTCTGGATCGTCGACGGGTACACCACCCTGGACAACTACCCGTACTCGGAGTTGACCACGCTGTCGAACGCCACCATCGACTCCAACGAGGTGGCCGTCAACCGGCTGCTGCCGGATAAGCAGGTGTCCTACATCCGGAACTCGGTGAAGGCCACCGTGGATGCCTATGACGGCACGGTGACGCTGTACGCGCAGGACGAGACCGATCCGGTGCTCAAGGCGTGGATGTCGGTTTTCCCGGACACGGTGAAGCCCAAGTCGGAGATCTCCGCGGACCTGCAGGCCCATCTGCGCTATCCCGAGGACCTGTTCAAGGTGCAGCGTGCGCTGCTGGCCAAGTATCACGTGGATGATCCGGTGAAGTTCTTCACCAACGCCGACTTCTGGGATGTCCCACTGGATCCGAACCCGACGGCCAGTAGCTTCCAGCCGCCGTACTACATCGTGGCCAAGGATCTGGCCCAGCAGGAGAGCGACTCGGCGTCGTTCCAGTTGACCAGTGCGATGAACTGGATCAGGCGTGACTTCCTGGCCGCCTATATCAGCGCGAGCTCGGATCCCGACACCTACGGCAAGCTCACGGTGCTCACGATCCCGGGCCAGGTCAACGGGCCGAAGTTGGCGTTCAACGCCATCAGCACCGATACCGCGGTGTCCACGGAGCTGGGCCAGATCGGGCGTGACGGCCAGAACCGGATTCGCTGGGGCAACCTGCTGACCCTGCCGATCGGCAACGGTGGCCTGCTCTATGTGGCGCCGATCTACGCCTCGCCGGGGGCCAGCGATGCCGCGTCGACATACCCACGGCTGATTCGTGTCGCGATGATGTACAACGACAAGGTCGGCTACGGTCCGACGGTCCGCGATGCCCTCGATGAGATCTTCGGTGCCGGTGCGGGCGCGACCGCGACAGGTCCGGCGCCGGCCGAGGGACAGCCGGCGGCGCGGCCGCCGGCGCAGCCCGCGGCCAACCCGCAGGCCACTCCGCCGCAGCAGGGGAGTGCGCCCAGCGCGCCACCGCCCGCCGCCGCGGTTCCGGGCGGACCGGTGCAGTTGTCGGGGGCCAAGGCCGCCGCCCTGCAGGAGGTCAATGCGGCGCTGGACAATATGCAGACCGCCCAGACCAGCGGTGATTTCGCCGAGTTCGGCGAGGCGCTGCAGCGCCTCGACGACGCGATGAACAAGTACCGCGAGGCCCGGTAG